A genomic window from Vitis riparia cultivar Riparia Gloire de Montpellier isolate 1030 chromosome 18, EGFV_Vit.rip_1.0, whole genome shotgun sequence includes:
- the LOC117906453 gene encoding protein disulfide-isomerase LQY1, chloroplastic, protein MSLSSNSGLHWIGAESKTSTAEMSIAPSLPRLHSSFICCPLKLSSPSPSLSHKFARNQRSPASYPRIRAVDLDQNTIVAISVGVVSVAVGIGIPIFYETQIDNAAKRENTQPCFPCDGSGAQRCRFCMGTGNVTVVLGGNEKEVSRCINCDGAGSLTCTTCQGSGIQPRYLDRREFKDDD, encoded by the exons ATGTCTCTCTCTTCCAATTCAGGCCTCCATTGGATTGGGGCTGAAAGCAAAACCAGCACGGCTGAGATGTCAATCGCACCTTCCCTTCCTCGCCTTCACTCTTCTTTCATATGCTGCCCTCTCAAGCTCTCTTCCCCTTCTCCCTCCTTGTCCCACAAATTCGCCAGAAATCAAAGGTCGCCAGCTTCCTATCCAAGAATTAGGGCTGTTGACCTCGATCAAAACACG ATAGTGGCTATATCGGTGGGAGTTGTGAGCGTTGCCGTTGGGATTGGAATCCCAATTTTCTATGAGACACAAATTGATAATGCT GCGAAGCGAGAGAACACTCAACCCTGCTTCCCTTGCGATGGATCGGGCGCAC AGAGATGCAGGTTTTGCATGGGAACTGGCAATGTGACGGTAGTGCTTGGTGGAAATGAGAAAGAAGTCTCCCGATGCATTAACTGTGATGGTGCTGGTTCCTTGACATGCACTACATGTCAAGGCTCTGGTATTCAACCTCGGTACCTTGATCGCAG AGAATTTAAAGATGATGATTGA